A portion of the Streptomyces coeruleoprunus genome contains these proteins:
- the rsgA gene encoding ribosome small subunit-dependent GTPase A, with translation MSHPTPYASSSSAPHALAPYGWDSGWEDEFAPYAAQGLVPGRVVRVDRGQCDVVTPEGVVRADTAFVTPHDPLRVVCTGDWAAVDPEGGNPRYVRAYLPRRTAFVRSTSSKRSDGQILAANVDHAIIAVSLAAELDLGRIERFLALAWESGAQPLVVLTKADLVPDPAGVAYLVHDVETTAPGVQVLPVSSATGEGVDVLAALVADGTSVLLGVSGTGKSTLANALLGADAQTVQAVRDVDGKGRHTTTTRNLLVLPGGGVLIDTPGLRGVGLWDAGTGVGQVFAEIEELAAECRFHDCAHQAEPGCAVLVAVEEGTLPERRLDSYRKLLRENQYIVAKTDARVRAELRRDWKRKGAEGRAALAAKRGGLPQH, from the coding sequence TTGTCCCATCCCACTCCGTACGCCTCCTCTTCCTCCGCCCCGCACGCCCTCGCCCCCTACGGCTGGGACAGCGGGTGGGAGGACGAGTTCGCCCCGTACGCCGCGCAGGGGCTCGTCCCCGGCCGTGTCGTACGGGTCGACCGCGGGCAGTGCGACGTCGTCACCCCCGAGGGGGTGGTCCGCGCCGACACCGCGTTCGTCACCCCGCACGACCCGCTGCGGGTCGTCTGCACCGGCGACTGGGCCGCCGTCGACCCCGAAGGCGGCAACCCCCGTTACGTACGGGCCTATCTGCCGCGCCGCACCGCCTTCGTACGGTCCACCTCGTCCAAGCGGTCCGACGGGCAGATCCTCGCCGCCAACGTCGACCACGCGATCATCGCGGTCTCCCTCGCCGCCGAACTGGACCTCGGCCGGATCGAGCGGTTCCTCGCGCTCGCCTGGGAGTCCGGCGCCCAGCCGCTGGTCGTCCTCACCAAGGCCGACCTCGTGCCCGACCCGGCCGGCGTCGCGTACCTCGTCCACGACGTCGAGACCACCGCGCCCGGCGTGCAGGTGCTGCCCGTCAGCTCCGCCACCGGCGAGGGCGTCGACGTGCTCGCCGCCCTCGTCGCCGACGGCACCAGCGTGCTCCTCGGCGTCTCCGGCACCGGCAAGTCCACCCTCGCCAACGCGCTGCTCGGCGCCGACGCCCAGACCGTCCAGGCCGTCCGGGACGTCGACGGCAAGGGCCGGCACACCACCACGACCCGCAACCTGCTCGTCCTGCCCGGCGGCGGCGTCCTCATCGACACGCCCGGCCTGCGGGGCGTCGGGCTGTGGGACGCCGGGACCGGTGTCGGCCAGGTCTTCGCGGAGATCGAGGAGCTGGCCGCCGAGTGCCGCTTCCACGACTGCGCCCACCAGGCCGAGCCGGGCTGCGCCGTGCTCGTCGCCGTCGAGGAGGGCACGCTGCCCGAGCGGCGCCTCGACAGCTACCGCAAGCTGCTGCGCGAGAACCAGTACATCGTGGCCAAGACCGACGCTCGGGTGCGGGCGGAGCTCCGCCGCGACTGGAAGCGCAAGGGCGCGGAGGGCAGGGCGGCCCTGGCCGCCAAACGAGGCGGCCTGCCCCAGCACTGA
- a CDS encoding Y4yA family PLP-dependent enzyme — MSEPLYLAPRLESRPAALLDSPGFLHPLVTALGSPLNVLLPDQLADNVRRFQDVYARHRLAGRIHYAHKANRSSALVRRLAADDGPTGIDVASLGELQHALSGGFTPDRIVATGPKDPDFLWLAARTGVTVCVDSPAELTALAALVERFRLPRVRVMPRLSQFTAPGTRILTRRSRFGTPVSEAAALLDLVEKHADGIELTGLSYHLDTMGIAEKAVALEGCLTVLDECRRRGLRPLAVDIGGGFGVDYLADGAQWERYTTELTRALLGKRPPLTWQGHGYGLRADSGTVRGALAVYPGHRPVAGARYLDELLAQTAPSLGRPLATLLLENLYDLHVEPGRALLDQCGITLVQVREVRHTADGDRLVRLAANARDVGLEDHGLLIDPVLVPARPEPPGSGGTPVGVYLLGNLCLEADLISRRTVFLPREPRPGDLLAFANTAGYFMDFTADHALHQPVARKVAVHGDGDGGWSWCLDDQYWPHLTAGDAL; from the coding sequence ATGAGCGAACCGCTGTATCTCGCCCCACGCCTGGAGTCCCGGCCTGCGGCGCTGCTGGACTCACCCGGGTTCCTCCACCCACTCGTGACCGCCCTGGGCTCCCCCCTGAACGTGCTGCTCCCGGACCAGCTGGCCGACAACGTCCGCCGCTTCCAGGACGTCTACGCGCGCCACCGGCTCGCCGGACGGATCCACTACGCGCACAAGGCGAACCGTTCGAGCGCCCTGGTGCGCCGGCTCGCCGCCGACGACGGCCCCACCGGCATCGACGTCGCCTCGCTCGGCGAACTCCAGCACGCCCTGAGCGGCGGCTTCACCCCGGACCGGATCGTGGCGACCGGGCCCAAGGACCCGGACTTCCTGTGGCTCGCCGCGCGCACGGGCGTCACCGTCTGCGTCGACTCGCCCGCCGAACTGACCGCGCTCGCCGCGCTCGTCGAGCGGTTCCGGCTGCCCCGCGTCCGCGTCATGCCGCGCCTGTCGCAGTTCACGGCGCCCGGCACGCGGATCCTCACCCGCCGCAGCCGCTTCGGCACGCCCGTCTCCGAGGCCGCCGCCCTCCTCGACCTGGTCGAGAAGCACGCCGACGGCATCGAGCTGACCGGCCTGTCGTACCACCTCGACACCATGGGCATCGCCGAGAAGGCCGTCGCCCTGGAGGGCTGCCTCACGGTCCTCGACGAGTGCCGGCGGCGCGGCCTGCGGCCCCTGGCCGTCGACATCGGCGGCGGCTTCGGCGTGGACTACCTCGCGGACGGCGCCCAGTGGGAGCGCTACACCACCGAGCTGACCCGGGCCCTGCTCGGCAAGCGGCCGCCCCTCACCTGGCAGGGCCACGGCTACGGGCTGCGCGCCGACAGCGGCACCGTGCGCGGCGCGCTCGCCGTCTACCCCGGGCACCGCCCGGTCGCCGGCGCCCGCTACCTCGACGAACTGCTCGCGCAGACCGCGCCCTCGCTGGGCCGGCCGCTGGCCACGCTGCTCCTGGAGAACCTGTACGACCTGCACGTCGAGCCCGGCCGCGCGCTCCTCGACCAGTGCGGCATCACCCTGGTCCAGGTGCGCGAGGTCCGGCACACCGCGGACGGCGACCGGCTGGTGCGGCTGGCGGCGAACGCCCGTGACGTGGGCCTGGAGGACCACGGGCTGCTGATCGACCCCGTCCTCGTACCGGCCCGCCCGGAGCCGCCCGGCAGCGGCGGCACCCCCGTCGGGGTCTATCTGCTGGGCAACCTCTGTCTGGAGGCCGATCTGATCAGCCGTCGCACCGTGTTCCTGCCGCGCGAGCCGCGCCCCGGCGACCTGCTCGCCTTCGCCAACACCGCCGGTTACTTCATGGACTTCACCGCCGACCACGCCCTGCACCAGCCCGTCGCCCGGAAGGTCGCCGTCCACGGGGACGGCGACGGCGGCTGGAGCTGGTGCCTCGACGACCAGTACTGGCCCCACCTCACCGCGGGGGATGCCCTATGA
- a CDS encoding pyridoxal-phosphate dependent enzyme, producing MRYEHITDAIGDTPLVRIDPRVHGLEHIDLYAKLEMLNPFGSVKDRAAWRMARPHLEEARRHGRTVVELSSGNTAKALAVIAGMHGLPFKSVTNRMKVPEIKDLLLLLGAEIEELPGQAECLDPTATEDPLTRIHRMLSADDGQYLHTDQYYNPANAEAHASGTGPEIIKDLGGSSPDWFVAAVGTAGSSTGTARALRAHDPGTRVVGLVAHKADFIPGIRNIDEVHEVGLFDPATYDTLESVTADEAIDGMLTLVRRCGILAGPTGGAAYFGAVRHLREQEALLKDRGAGEKRTAVFIVCDRVESYMSYVRQRRPELLRRPPRPNSAATLTPEEVRAVHVIGVEEARAWIATERPVVVDLRGAFAFAALHIEGSVNIVDELFAELLHGGMPFGRSQPVLLVCPVGEQSVTYAALLTRMGHRNVRSLAGGIIAWRDAGAPMVRD from the coding sequence ATGAGGTACGAGCACATCACCGACGCCATCGGCGACACCCCCCTCGTCCGCATCGACCCGCGCGTGCACGGGCTGGAACACATCGACCTGTACGCCAAGCTGGAGATGCTCAACCCCTTCGGGTCCGTCAAGGACCGGGCCGCCTGGCGCATGGCCCGCCCGCACCTGGAGGAGGCACGCCGGCACGGCCGTACCGTCGTCGAGCTGTCCAGCGGCAACACCGCCAAGGCCCTGGCCGTCATCGCCGGGATGCACGGGCTGCCCTTCAAGAGCGTCACCAACCGGATGAAGGTCCCCGAGATCAAGGACCTGCTGCTGTTGCTGGGCGCCGAGATCGAGGAGCTGCCCGGACAGGCCGAGTGCCTGGACCCGACCGCGACCGAGGACCCGCTGACCCGCATCCACCGCATGCTCTCCGCGGACGACGGCCAGTACCTCCACACCGACCAGTACTACAACCCGGCCAACGCCGAGGCGCACGCCTCAGGGACCGGGCCGGAGATCATCAAGGACCTGGGCGGTTCGTCCCCGGACTGGTTCGTCGCCGCCGTCGGCACCGCCGGCTCCTCCACCGGGACGGCCCGCGCCCTGCGCGCCCACGACCCCGGCACGCGGGTCGTCGGGCTCGTCGCGCACAAGGCGGACTTCATCCCCGGCATCCGGAACATCGACGAGGTCCACGAAGTGGGCCTGTTCGACCCCGCCACCTACGACACGCTGGAGTCCGTCACCGCCGACGAGGCCATCGACGGCATGCTCACGCTGGTGCGCCGCTGCGGCATCCTCGCCGGGCCGACCGGCGGCGCCGCCTACTTCGGCGCCGTACGCCATCTGCGCGAGCAGGAGGCGCTGTTGAAGGACCGCGGGGCGGGCGAGAAGCGCACGGCGGTGTTCATCGTCTGCGACCGCGTCGAGAGCTACATGAGCTACGTACGGCAGCGCCGCCCCGAGCTGCTGCGCCGGCCGCCCCGCCCCAACTCGGCGGCCACGCTCACCCCCGAGGAGGTGCGGGCCGTGCACGTCATCGGGGTCGAGGAGGCCCGTGCCTGGATCGCGACCGAGCGGCCGGTGGTCGTGGACCTGCGCGGGGCGTTCGCGTTCGCGGCCCTGCACATCGAGGGCTCCGTCAACATCGTCGACGAGCTGTTCGCGGAACTCCTGCACGGCGGCATGCCGTTCGGCCGCTCCCAGCCCGTACTGCTGGTGTGCCCGGTCGGCGAGCAGTCCGTGACGTACGCGGCGCTGCTGACCCGGATGGGCCACCGGAACGTACGCAGCCTGGCGGGCGGGATCATCGCCTGGCGGGACGCCGGGGCCCCGATGGTGAGGGACTGA
- a CDS encoding aminotransferase class V-fold PLP-dependent enzyme has protein sequence MRTTGTGSRVTPAAPPPPGPSAGLREWQRPLREQFPIVTGHPGLAYLDSAATAQKPKVVLDAVQTYLTGCNANAGRGTYTWANRTSALIEETRERVKAFLGDPEPDRSTVWFTSGTTEGLRTVARDWLTAELRDGDEIVVPFADHEANHLPWLEARELLAARGVRITVHPMPYQQESRDYDLEALAGLVGERTRFVAVTHVHHVYGADMNVDRVRRVVGPEVPICLDAAQSVGHLPVDVGALDVDFVVFSGHKAMALPGTGVVWARGLRGGEFRPGGWQGTPNTTGILSLRTALDWLDAAGLARIEEWTVGLGVRLTDGLSRLEAYEVLGCPLSLTAASTVQRRQGLVTFRHRAVSANDLGFILAAHGLLVRADGLCQARAGETDSSVRVSVHVYNTPEEIDRLLGVLEGLDDDRPGGPR, from the coding sequence ATGCGGACCACCGGCACCGGCAGCCGTGTCACGCCCGCCGCTCCCCCGCCGCCCGGCCCGTCCGCCGGGCTGCGCGAGTGGCAGCGGCCGCTGCGCGAACAGTTCCCCATCGTCACCGGGCACCCCGGCCTGGCGTACCTCGACAGCGCGGCCACCGCGCAGAAGCCCAAGGTGGTCCTGGACGCCGTCCAGACGTATCTGACCGGCTGCAACGCCAACGCCGGGCGCGGCACGTACACCTGGGCCAACCGCACCAGCGCCCTCATCGAGGAGACCCGGGAGCGCGTGAAGGCGTTCCTCGGCGACCCGGAGCCCGACCGGTCGACGGTGTGGTTCACCAGCGGCACCACCGAGGGGCTGCGGACCGTCGCCCGGGACTGGCTCACGGCCGAACTGCGCGACGGCGACGAGATCGTGGTGCCGTTCGCCGACCACGAGGCCAACCACCTGCCCTGGCTGGAGGCGCGGGAGCTGCTGGCCGCGCGCGGGGTGCGGATCACCGTCCACCCCATGCCGTACCAGCAGGAGTCCCGCGACTACGACCTGGAGGCGCTGGCCGGGCTGGTCGGCGAGCGGACCCGGTTCGTCGCCGTCACGCACGTCCACCACGTGTACGGCGCCGACATGAACGTCGACCGGGTCCGGCGGGTCGTCGGGCCCGAGGTGCCGATCTGCCTGGACGCGGCGCAGAGCGTCGGGCACCTGCCGGTGGACGTCGGCGCCCTGGACGTGGACTTCGTGGTGTTCTCCGGGCACAAGGCGATGGCGCTGCCCGGGACGGGCGTGGTGTGGGCGCGGGGGCTGCGCGGCGGGGAGTTCCGGCCGGGCGGCTGGCAGGGCACGCCCAACACGACCGGCATCCTCAGCCTGCGCACGGCGCTCGACTGGCTGGACGCGGCGGGCCTGGCCCGCATAGAGGAGTGGACGGTCGGCCTGGGCGTACGGCTCACGGACGGGCTGAGCCGGCTCGAGGCGTACGAGGTGCTGGGCTGCCCGCTCAGCCTGACGGCCGCGTCGACGGTGCAGCGCCGGCAGGGCCTGGTGACGTTCCGGCACCGGGCCGTGAGCGCCAACGACCTCGGTTTCATCCTGGCCGCGCACGGCCTGCTGGTGCGCGCCGACGGGCTGTGCCAGGCCCGCGCTGGTGAGACCGACAGCTCGGTACGGGTGAGCGTGCACGTCTACAACACGCCCGAGGAGATCGACCGCCTCCTCGGGGTCCTGGAGGGGCTGGACGACGACCGCCCCGGCGGACCGCGGTAG